A genome region from Arachis duranensis cultivar V14167 chromosome 8, aradu.V14167.gnm2.J7QH, whole genome shotgun sequence includes the following:
- the LOC107460064 gene encoding uncharacterized protein LOC107460064, with translation MANSGNSQEAVPPVEGVAGGGTAYGWNDGGTAGLSNLKGAIDPTEIPTKDLVNVWCMPSTANVGPQDMPRHLEPTNLLAARNERESVQIAIRPKVSWAGSGVAGAVQVQCSDLCSTSGDRLIVGQSIQLRRVVPILGVPDALVPLDLPVSQINLFPGETAALWISIDVPSAQPPGQYEGEVIITALKADAESSGQSLSKAEKHQLYRELKDCLEMVDPIDGKPLDEVVGRMKSATTTLRRILLSPSFSEFTSDNGAVDKMEEDAISSLSVRVKLNLTVWEFVLPETPSLPAVFGISDTVIEDRFGVQHGTAEWYEELDQHFKWLLQYRISPYFCKWADGMRVLTYTCPWPADHPKSDEYFSDPRLAAYAVPYSKVISSNVVEKDYLQKQVEILRTKSHWRKAYFYLRGEPLNFEQYDSLRNMASAIHAYAPDARILTTYYTGIASTPLAPTPFEAFVKVPSFLRPHTQIYCTSEWVLGNREDLVKDIIAELQPENGEEWWTYVCMGPSDPHPNWHLGMRGTQHRAVMWRVWKEGGTGFLYWGANCYEKATAASAEIRFRHGLPPGDGVLYYPGEVFSKSHQPVASLRLERLLSGLQDFEYLKLYASKYGREESISLLERTGVYFGPERYTVEHMPVDVMRGQIFNACRS, from the exons ATGGCTAACTCTG GAAATTCTCAAGAGGCAGTGCCACCAGTTGAAGGTGTTGCTGGAGGCGGTACGGCTTATGGGTGGAATGATGGGGGCACAGCTGGTTTGAGTAATCTCAAGGGAGCAATTGATCCGACCGAAATTCCAACTAAGGATTTGGTGAATGTCTGGTGCATGCCAAGCACAGCAAATGTTGGACCTCAAGATATGCCCAGACATTTAGAGCCT ACAAACCTGCTGGCAGCTAGAAATGAAAGGGAGAGTGTTCAGATAGCTATCCGACCAAAGGTTTCGTGGGCTGGTTCTGGTGTTGCAGGGGCTGTGCAGGTTCAATGTAGTGACCTATGCTCCACTTCTGGAGACAG ATTGATTGTTGGGCAGTCAATACAGTTGAGGCGGGTGGTACCCATATTAGGTGTACCAGATGCTCTTGTGCCCCTTGATCTTCCAGTTAGTCAAATAAACCTATTTCCAGG AGAGACTGCTGCACTTTGGATATCTATTGATGTTCCTAGTGCCCAACCTCCTGGACAATATGAAGGAGAGGTTATCATTACTGCTCTAAAGGCAGATGCTGA ATCTTCTGGTCAAAGTTTAAGCAAGGCTGAGAAACATCAGTTGTATAGGGAGCTTAAGGACTGCCTTGAAATGGTAGATCCCATTGACGGAAAACCATTAGATGAAGTG GTTGGAAGGATGAAATCTGCAACTACAACTCTAAGAAGGATTCTGTTGTCGCCATCATTTTCTGAATTCACTTCAGATAACGGAGCAGTAGATAAAATGGAGGAGGATGCCATTTCAAGCCTTTCTGTACGGGTGAAGTTGAATCTGACTGTTTGGGAATTTGTACTTCCAGAAACTCCTTCGCTCCCTGCTGTCTTTGGT ATATCGGATACCGTAATTGAGGATCGGTTTGGTGTTCAACATGGGACAGCTGAGTGGTATGAGGAACTGGATCAGCATTTCAAATGGCTTCTTCAATATAGAATTAGCCCTTATTTTTGCAAATGGGCTGATGGTATGCGTGTTTTGACATATACATGTCCATGGCCAG CGGATCATCCAAAATCAGATGAATATTTTTCAGACCCACGGTTGGCAGCATACGCTGTGCCTTACAGTAAAGTAATCTCCAG TAACGTTGTAGAGAAGGATTACTTGCAGAAACAGGTTGAGATATTGAGAACGAAGTCTCACTGGAGAAAAGCTTACTTTTACTTGAGAGGCG agCCTCTAAATTTCGAACAATATGATTCTCTTCGCAACATGGCCAGTGCGATTCATGCTTACGCTCCAGATGCTCGTATTTTAACTACTTATTATACTGGTAT TGCTTCTACTCCTCTTGCACCTACCCCATTTGAGGCTTTTGTCAAAGTTCCTAGTTTCCTGCGTCCTCATACTCAAATTTATTGTACAAG TGAATGGGTCCTGGGCAATCGTGAGGACCTAGTGAAGGATATTATTGCTGAACTACAGCCAGAGAATGGTGAg GAATGGTGGACATATGTCTGCATGGGGCCATCAGATCCTCATCCAAATTGGCACCTTGGGATGCGTGGTACTCAACACCGTGCTGTCATGTGGCGTGTGTGGAAGGAGGGTGGCACCGGGTTTTTATACTGGGGTGCCAACTGCTATGAGAAGGCAACTGCAGCCAGTGCAGAG ATAAGATTCAGGCATGGCCTTCCTCCTGGGGATGGAGTTTTATACTACCCTGGTGAGGTTTTCTCAAAATCTCATCAACCAGTGGCTTCTCTTAGGCTAGAGCGCCTGCTTAGTGGCTTGCAG GACTTTGAATACCTGAAACTATATGCTTCGAAGTATGGTCGAGAAGAAAGTATTTCGCTCTTGGAGAGGACAGGAGTGTACTTTGGTCCTGAGCGTTACACGGTTGAGCACATGCCGGTAGATGTAATGAGAGgacaaatttttaatgcttgccGTTCATAA
- the LOC107460098 gene encoding uncharacterized protein LOC107460098, translating to MESDEDFELLPPPPLLEPKPKLKRLKKALRVPPLSPSNHDGSSPIDSGTLPSDGPSPSAGHVEDSNWGSNPQIDRRVTAHLDASDSDTAKKNNGFGAMRALDFDSIGGGLDGNDEVHSKEMETENEKGEEVADLEIDDRDRKRRSLDEDSEDQERKRKRKKKGLDGEKQLKESASNKRRAEKERRENLKQLRAESQRLLRETRDAAFKPIPLVQKPISSILDKIRQRKLEIQKKSSGYRDDNGYDSPVDDDSERGPLDEEISDKVAKAKVEETHTSCAAIDNLNTLHVDGSKEAADYPSGESISSPMAVHIEPEHEFRAPIDDTQELAYHSQSTDTNVVCEEPINTSEEVPASSMLAMNLKLDSAPPDDDASSDDDDDEDDDKENIDPRLHGSVHLPSPPSGDPVKAFVDEEAEEEDNSDNDMQRFQDNEEGEDDDDIGELNEMITPEYEEKSIDREKRDQLHQKWLEQQDTAGMDNLLHKLNCGSKLKEPTLIEEEEDEESEEAENESDEEAEEYIAPPDAVKINLKKAKQMIPQMFTDKDNDYVSSDDEETEKMLDKQCLIDKSEERAAFLSPAEDESSREVFSLIKKLNIVPDTKRKAKVPSFFETSLLGQKVNTSSKSFVGRATNHFMATSQKHGSAKVRSFIFGRDDSSSRLSVPMSEDSSEMIQRESQPAKAVSAKFQRSTQKISATLNSTTQESSVSLLDILRRSSLRAEHCVQNVKVQPKESVFDAFKLAKKPIKTDAGI from the exons ATGGAGAGCGACGAAGATTTTGAGCTCTTGCCTCCCCCTCCCCTGCTCGAACCTAAGCCAAAGCTCAAGCGTCTCAAGAAAGCTCTTAGGGTTCCTCCCCTCTCTCCCTCCAATCATGATGGTTCCTCTCCTATCGATTCGGGAACCCTTCCCTCCGATGGTCCCAGCCCTAGCGCCGGACACGTGGAGGACTCTAATTGGGGATCTAACCCCCAAATCGACCGCAGAGTAACCGCTCATCTTGACGCATCAGATAGCGATACTGCCAAGAAGAATAATGGTTTTGGTGCAATGCGAGCTTTGGACTTTGATTCTATCGGTGGTGGACTTGACGGAAATGACGAGGTTCACTCTAAGGAGATGGAGACTGAGAATGAGAAGGGGGAGGAAGTTGCGGATCTCGAGATCGATGATCGCGACAGAAAACGACGCAGTTTAGACGAGGATTCAGAGGATcaggagaggaagaggaagagaaagaagaagggatTGGACGGTGAGAAGCAGCTTAAAGAATCTGCTTCCAATAAGAGAAGGGCTGAGAAG GAGAGGCGGGAAAATCTCAAACAGCTTCGAGCTGAGTCTCAGAGACTTCTTCGAG AAACTAGAGATGCAGCTTTTAAACCCATTCCACTGGTTCAGAAGCCAATTTCTTCAATACTGGACAAAATTCGGCAGAGAAAAttagagattcagaagaa ATCTAGTGGTTATCGTGATGATAATGGTTATGACTCACCGGTGGATGATGATTCTGAACGTGGTCCTCTAGATGAGGAGATATCTGACAAGGTTGCAAAGGCCAAAGTGGAGGAAACACATACTTCGTGTGCAGCCATCGACAATTTGAATACATTGCATGTTGATGGATCTAAAGAAGCTGCAGATTATCCAAGTGGTGAAAGCATTTCTTCCCCCATG GCTGTGCATATAGAACCTGAGCATGAATTTCGAGCTCCTATTGATGATACTCAG GAGCTCGCTTATCATTCCCAAAGTACCGACACTAATGTTGTTTGTGAGGAGCCAATTAACACTTCAGAAGAAGTACCAGCTTCATCAATGCTTGCAATGAACTTGAAACTTGATTCTGCTCCTCCCGATGACGATGC GtcttctgatgatgatgatgatgaagatgatgacaaGGAAAACATAGATCCTCGTTTACATGGATCAGTTCACTTGCCTTCACCTCCAAGTGGCGACCCGgttaaggcttttgttgatGAAGAAGCTGAAGAGGAAGACAATAGTGACAATGACATGCAGCGCTTCCAAGATAATGAAGAaggtgaagatgatgatgatattgggGAACTTAATGAAATGATAACACCTGAATATGAAGAAAAGTCAATTGATAGAGAAAAGCGTGACCAACTCCACCAGAAGTGGCTTGAGCAACAAGATACAGCTGGAATGGACAATCTACTTCATAAACTTAATTGTGGTTCAAAATTGAAAGAACCAACATtaattgaagaggaagaagatgaggaAAGTGAAGAAGCTGAAAATGAATCTGATGAAGAAGCTGAAGAATACATTGCACCACCAGATGCTGTGAAGATTAATCTGAAGAAGGCGAAGCAGATGATTCCACAGATGTTTACAGATAAAGATAATGATTATGTCTCATCTGATGACGAGGAAACTGAAAAGATGCTAGATAAGCAGTGCCTCATTGATAAATCT GAAGAGAGAGCCGCATTCTTGTCACCAGCAGAGGATGAAAGTAGCAGGGAAGTTTTCAGTCTCATAAAGAAGCTAAATATTGTCCCTGATACCAAGAGGAAAGCAAAAGTTCCAT CTTTCTTTGAAACGTCGCTCCTTGGACAAAAAGTAAACACATCATCCAAG TCTTTTGTCGGTCGGGCTACAAATCATTTTATGGCCACATCTCAAAAGCACGGATCAGCAAAGGTTCGGTCATTTATATTTGGGCGAGATGACAGCAGTAGCAGGCTCTCTGTCCCTATGTCCGAGGATTCTTCAGAAATG ATTCAGAGGGAGAGCCAACCAGCAAAAGCTGTTTCTGCCAAGTTCCAAAGAAGTACACAGAAAATATCTGCCACCTTGAATTCCACAACTCAAGAGTCAAGCGTGTCGCTTTTAGATATATTAAGGAGGTCTTCACTACGTGCAGAGCACTGTGTCCAGAATGTCAAAGTTCAACCAAAGGAATCCGTATTTGATGCATTCAAGTTAGCAAAGAAGCCAATTAAGACAGACGCAGGGATATAA